Genomic window (Sulfurimonas sp.):
AATAGAAGGGCAAGAGATGTTTATGATACCAACCGCTGAAGTCCCTCTAACAAACCTTTTTCAAGGTGAAATCCTACCTTATGATGTACTTCCTATAAAAATGACAGGCTACACCTCATGTTACAGAAAAGAAGCAGGGGCAGCAGGAAGAGATACACGAGGTATGATAAGACAACATCAATTTCACAAAGTTGAGTTAATTTGTATCACTAAAGAAGAGAGAAGCGATATTGTATTTAACGAGATGATTGACTGTGCTTCTGATATATTAACAGCGTTAGAATTACCTCACAGACTTGTTCAACTCTGTACTGGTGATTTAGGTTTTTCAGCTGCTAAAACAGTAGATATTGAAGTTTGGTTACCAGGTCAAGACCAGTATCGTGAAATAAGCTCTATCTCAAACACAAGAGATTTTCAAGCAAGACGAGCAAAAATCCGCTACAAAGATGGAAAGAAAAACAGATTTGTAAATACCTTAAATGGTAGTTCTTTAGCTGTTGGTCGTACACTTGTAGCTATTATGGAAAATTATCAAAATGAAGATGGAAGTATAGATATCCCTGAAGTGCTGAAACCTTATTTAGAGATGTAAATTCAATTTTAAATACCTAAAATAATGGCACCTTTATTGCTTACAAAAGACAACACTAACTAAGGTATATGATGGCTGAAGAAGAAGCAGAAGAAATAATTATCATCGAAGAGAGTGATGCTGCTGGTCCTGAGACAACTCCCCAAGAAGAGCAAAGCCAAGCAGAAGGTTCTTCAAAAAAGAAAAAAATACTACTTTTTGCTATTGGCGGTATAGTTCTTATACTTATCATCGTTATTGCACTATTTTTTATTTTTAAATCACCTGATGTACAGATGCAAAATACTTCTATGAACTTCATAGAAGATAAATTAAGTGAAAAAACACAGGTACATGTCGAACCAAGTAAACTAGAAAATATGATAGCAAAAGCGAACTATCTTTACTCAACTGGTTCAAAAAATGAAGCACTTTTTTTATATGAAAAAATTGCTCAATATAGTGAAGCTATTTCTGTTTATAACTTGGGTGTAGCTCAACTCAAAGATGCTGATTATGCTTTAGCTTTAACAACCTTTAAAAAAGCCATATTAAATGATGAAAAAAGATGTGTAAGTGCCATAAATGCTGCTGTTTGTTCTTTGCATCTAGGAGATGAAAAAAAATTTAGATACTATATAGACTTGGCACATTCATATTTATACAAAGAACAAGATTCTCCTTTATACTCTTACTACTACACTCTTATAAGCTACTATAACCAGAATTATCACGCGGCATTAAGTGCCTTAAAAAACCCAACGAGTGATGAATACCCAAGATTCCAAAAACATCTAAAAGCTAAAATAAATGCTCTTTTTTCAAATAACTATAAAGCTATTGAAGCTATGGAGAAAGATTTTGACACTGATGATTCTTTTAATATTGCTCTTTTGTATGCAAGGATTGGAGATATTACACTTGCTCAAAAACATTTAAAAGAGTCCATCATTAAAAATGTACAGCCTGTTAAAGCAGCTATTGCTCAAGCATTTATAAATCTAAAAGCTGGTCAAGTTACAACAGCTAGTAAACAACTAAAGAATGTAACAGATATGTTTCCAGAGCAAGTCTATAAGCCTTATCCTATAAAAGTAAAACTTAAAGATTCTCTTTTTGACCCACTAAAAGCACAACTTAGATATAGAAAACAAATCAATAATTCACAATTGTTTAATTATCAAAAAATATTTTATTATGCTCCATATAAAATTTTTAATGCTGATAAGACTATAAGTTATATACAAAAAGGAAATGCAAATATTTATATAAACAATACATCATCAGCTAAACAATATTTAAGAAGAAGTGCTTCATCTTCAAATGTTAACAAAGGTATAGTTAAAGCTATACAAAATGCTCTTATTTTTAAACTAAGAAAGGCAAATACCGAGCTAAAAAGACTAGCAAACATCCAACCTAAGCATTCAGTTCTTCAGTATAACCTAGCTTTAACTTATGCTCAAATGGGAGACATTAACGCAGCAAATAAGCATTTTATATTGTCTTTTCATTTAGACTCTAAAAATTATTTAGCTGGTATTTTTGCTATTATGACTAGTCAACTTATCCATAAGGATGCAACAAACCTAACAGTAATTGTAAAAGACTCTATTTCATTAGAAGAAGAAAGTGAAAAAACATATCTTTATAAAACACTTTTAAATATTAGCGATAACAACATTTTATCAAGCGCTGATTGGCTTGATAATGACTTTAAGCAAAAACCTTTATACTTAGCTCTTGATACTATCATAGCTTTAGAATTAGGAAATGATAAGATTGCTAAAAAAGCTTCTCATAAACTAACTCTCTTACTGCCAAATGAGATACTTTCGCATATTATGTACATAGATGCACACTTTAAAGATTTCAAACCTAAGGTGTATGCGAAAAAAGTATTAAATTATTTAAAATTACAAAAGTTGACTTTTGATGATTTGTATTATGGTCCATACATTACAAGATACCTTTACATTCAACAAAATCTAATAATAGGTAGATTATATTTCTTAAGAAAACAACTTAGAGATGTTCTTGAGAGTACAGATACTCAAACTCATGAGATAGCTAATGCTTTAGCTCTAGCATCGCTTTATGATAAAGCCTATGAAGAATCATATACTCTATTTAACCACTTAATAGATGATTTAAAAGTTAGAGATGCTTATACTATTTTTCTCGGAGCAGTTGCATCTACTGCTGCTTCTCATCATGCAAACGCTATTGCCTTATTAGAGTTGGCCAAAATGAAAGATAACACATTTGTAGAGAGTCGTTATGCTCTTGGTTTACTTTACTTAGAAGTTAAAAATAATGAAGGTGCTGCAATTCAATTTGCAAGAGTTGGAGATTCTGGTTTTAACTCTAGTTATTTTGATTTTAAGATAGACTTAGAAAAGCTACTTTTTGAAAAAGAGCAAAAATAGCTTTTACTTTTTTATAAATGTTTTTGGCATAAGTACAATGGTTCTAACAACTCCATAAAGTATATATATAACTGCCAATAACGCAAAACCCTCAATAGGGTACATAAAAACAAAAAGCAAAGCAGACAAGATAAAAACAAAAGATTTCATTGCATGTTTTGGAGATAAATCTACTGTCTTAAAGCTAGGGTAGCGAATATTACTAACCATTAATACTGATACTAACATAGATAAAAACATTATAACTATTCCGTAATTATCATGAAGTCCATATTTATCAAAAAGTAACACAAGAAGAGAAACAAAAACAGCTGCTATAGGAATAGGTACACCTATAAAAACACTAGGTTCACTACTTACTGTCATAACATTAAATCTAGCTAATCTAATAGCCCCAAAGATTACAAAGAGGGCAGATGCCACCACACCAAAGCGCCCAAACTCATGACCTATAAATAAGTACATTAAAAGTGAAGGAGCTACACCAAAAGCTACCATATCAGCTAACGAATCAAACTCAACACCAAACTTTGAGCAAGTATTTGTAAGTCTTGCAACTCTTCCATCTATGCCATCAAGAATTAAAGATAACATGATTAGCCAAGCAGCTTTGTCAAACTCACCATTTACTGCACTAATGATACTAAATACACCAGAAAAAATTGAAGCTGCCGTAAAAAGATTTGGCAGTATATATATTAAATTAGCTTGTTTGCTCTTCATCTTTTTCATCTTTTTTTACCATCTTTGCATCTTCTCTTAACTCTTCTTTAATCTCATCAACAGACTCAGAAACCTTAGATTTCATATTATTCTCTTTTTCAAAGTTAATGATTATCTCTCTAACTTCATCACCTGTAATATTCTCTTTTTTATATAAAAGTGCAACCATACCTTCAATTGCACCTCCATACTCTTTGAGCCTATTTACAACACCCTTATAATGCTCTTCTAACGATGTTTTAATGAATGTATCCATTTGTTCAGCCATCTTATCACTGTATTCACGAGTAGCTTGTTGACCACCAATGAAAGATTGTCTGCTTTTCTCTAAAACCATTAACCCCGCAACATCACTCATACCATAGGTCTGAACCATTGATTTTATAATATCTGTTGCTCGTTCTAAATCATTTCCTGCACCCGTAGAAATCTCTTTTATAAATACTTCTTCAGCAGCTCTACCACCAAGTAAAACATCCACTTCTGCCCACATTTCAAAGCGTTGCATCATAAACCTATCTTCTTCTGGTTTATTTAGTGTATATCCTAAAGCAGCAAGACCACGAGGTACTATAGAAACTTTAGAAACTTTCTTTGCTCCATATGTAGTTTCTGCTAAAAGAGCATGTCCACTTTCGTGATAAGCAACTATTTTTTTCTCTTTTGGATTTATACGACGAGATTTTTTAGCAAGACCTGCTATCGCTCTCTCAACTGATTCAAATAAATCACTCTGTGTAACAGTCTTTTGACTTTTTCTACCAGCAAGTAATGCTGCCTCATTAATGATATTTGCCAAATCTGCACCTGCAAGTCCTGCTGTAAGTCTTGCTATTTCATCTATCTCTACATCATCATCCATTTTTACACTTTTCATGTGTACTTTTAAGATTTTAACACGACCTGCAAAGTCTGGCTTATCAACTAAAACTTGTCTATCAAAACGC
Coding sequences:
- the pssA gene encoding CDP-diacylglycerol--serine O-phosphatidyltransferase; this encodes MKSKQANLIYILPNLFTAASIFSGVFSIISAVNGEFDKAAWLIMLSLILDGIDGRVARLTNTCSKFGVEFDSLADMVAFGVAPSLLMYLFIGHEFGRFGVVASALFVIFGAIRLARFNVMTVSSEPSVFIGVPIPIAAVFVSLLVLLFDKYGLHDNYGIVIMFLSMLVSVLMVSNIRYPSFKTVDLSPKHAMKSFVFILSALLFVFMYPIEGFALLAVIYILYGVVRTIVLMPKTFIKK